The following are encoded in a window of Castanea sativa cultivar Marrone di Chiusa Pesio chromosome 5, ASM4071231v1 genomic DNA:
- the LOC142635121 gene encoding uncharacterized protein LOC142635121 produces MCCTSVWASHILRQYMLYYTTRLISHMDPIKYIFEKPTLTGKISRWQMLLSEFDIVFVMRKAIKCQAIADYLADQPLNDLELSESLFPDEDVMALELEPDNGEPWRWKLYFDGAVNSTENGVGAVLISPKGQQIPILVKLNFDCPNNVTKYEACIVSL; encoded by the coding sequence ATGTGTTGCACCTCAGTGTGGGCCTCACACATATTGCGACAGTACATGCTTTACTACACCACGCGGCTCATTTCCCATATGGATCCCATTAAGTACATTTTTGAAAAGCCAACTCTTACAGGGAAGATTTCTCGTTGGCAAATGTTGCTCTCCGAATTCGAcattgtgtttgtgatgagaAAGGCCATCAAGTGCCAAGCCATAGCCGACTACCTAGCAGACCAGCCGTTGAATGATCTAGAGCTTTCAGAATCCCTCTTCCCTGATGAGGATGTCATGGCACTAGAGCTAGAACCAGACAATGGAGAACCGTGGCGTTGGAAGCTTTATTTTGATGGAGCTGTTAATTCTACCGAAAATGGAGTGGGAGCAGTCTTAATTTCCCCCAAGGGCCAGCAAATCCCTATTTTAGTTAAGCTGAATTTTGATTGCCCAAACAACGTCACAAAATATGAAGCGTGCATAGTCAGCCTGTAA